From the Candidatus Macondimonas diazotrophica genome, one window contains:
- a CDS encoding nicotinate phosphoribosyltransferase yields the protein MSKDHPIPALFSDQYQLTMFQAYHTEGMTGPAVFELFARRLPPGRNYLVACGLEDVLDYLENLRFTADEIDYLRSLGRFTPEVLEILREFRFSGTVHAMPEGTVCFPNEPLLSIEAPLPEAQLIETAVLNLIHYQTLVASKGARVVAAAAGADVVDFGARRTHGRDAALACARALSIAGYVGTSNLEAGQRLGIPVVGTVAHSYIEAHPDEEQAFIRFAEHYPGTTLLVDTYDTLHAVQRIIALSHRLGERFKVGGIRLDSGDRATLARQSRSLLDAAGLTDVRIVASGNLDEYRVAALRAARAPIDVFGVGTAVSVVADGPSLEAAYKLVSYNGRDCGKLSPGKVSLPGPKQVYRIMEGNSAIGDVIARRDEAVMGEPLLHCVMRKGCRLPSASPGLSASRAHLAAGLDRLPARLQSLSDAAQPYPVAVSQALLAAQSRFQQLHSEDT from the coding sequence ATGAGCAAGGATCATCCCATTCCCGCCCTGTTCAGCGATCAGTATCAGCTGACGATGTTCCAGGCCTATCACACCGAGGGCATGACTGGCCCGGCGGTATTCGAGCTGTTTGCGCGCCGGTTGCCGCCGGGGCGCAATTATCTGGTGGCCTGCGGTCTCGAGGATGTCCTGGATTATCTGGAGAATCTTCGCTTTACCGCGGATGAAATCGACTATTTGCGCAGTTTGGGGCGATTTACCCCGGAAGTGCTCGAAATTCTCCGGGAGTTTCGTTTCAGCGGTACCGTCCACGCGATGCCCGAAGGGACGGTGTGTTTTCCCAACGAACCGTTGCTTTCGATCGAAGCCCCCTTGCCCGAAGCGCAGCTGATCGAAACCGCAGTGCTGAACCTCATCCACTACCAGACGCTGGTGGCCTCCAAGGGCGCTCGCGTGGTGGCTGCGGCCGCGGGCGCGGATGTGGTGGATTTCGGCGCCCGGCGCACGCATGGGCGTGATGCCGCGCTGGCCTGTGCTCGGGCGCTGTCAATTGCCGGCTATGTCGGCACGTCGAATCTCGAAGCCGGGCAGCGGCTGGGCATTCCGGTGGTGGGCACGGTGGCGCATAGCTACATCGAAGCGCACCCGGACGAAGAGCAGGCGTTCATTCGCTTCGCCGAACACTATCCGGGGACTACGTTGCTGGTGGACACCTACGATACCCTGCACGCCGTGCAGCGCATCATCGCGTTGTCCCATCGTCTGGGTGAGCGCTTCAAGGTGGGTGGCATCCGGCTCGATTCGGGTGATCGGGCCACATTGGCGCGGCAAAGCCGGAGTTTGCTTGATGCCGCCGGATTGACCGACGTGCGCATCGTGGCGAGCGGCAATCTGGACGAGTACCGGGTGGCGGCGCTGCGCGCTGCCCGCGCGCCGATTGACGTGTTCGGGGTCGGCACGGCGGTCAGTGTCGTGGCCGATGGGCCAAGCCTGGAGGCGGCGTACAAGCTCGTGTCCTACAACGGGCGCGATTGCGGCAAGCTGTCGCCGGGCAAGGTCAGCTTGCCGGGTCCCAAACAGGTCTATCGCATCATGGAAGGCAACTCGGCAATCGGCGATGTCATCGCGCGCCGCGATGAAGCTGTGATGGGTGAACCCCTGCTGCACTGTGTGATGCGAAAGGGTTGTCGCCTGCCCAGCGCCAGTCCCGGATTGTCTGCATCCCGTGCACACCTGGCGGCCGGGCTGGACCGGCTCCCCGCCCGGCTGCAGAGCCTGTCCGATGCGGCGCAGCCCTATCCGGTGGCGGTGAGCCAGGCGCTGCTCGCCGCCCAGTCGCGTTTCCAGCAGCTGCATAGCGAGGACACATGA
- a CDS encoding isochorismatase family protein, protein MALTYDARTALVVVDVQNDFADPKGSLYVRGGEAVIPLINVEIERALAAGALVVYTRDWHPPVTAHFEKDGGIWPVHCVRDTWGALLHPALTVLGPVISKGIGGEDGYSGFSMRDPQSGEVRNTPLLALLATREITRLVVAGLATDYCVRATVIDGLERGYAVTVLTDAIRGVDLEPGDGDRALAEMRQRGAVLA, encoded by the coding sequence GTGGCCTTGACTTATGACGCGCGTACCGCGCTCGTTGTCGTGGATGTCCAGAACGATTTCGCCGATCCGAAAGGCAGCCTTTACGTTCGCGGCGGCGAGGCGGTGATTCCGCTCATCAATGTGGAAATCGAGCGGGCGCTCGCCGCTGGCGCCCTGGTCGTCTATACCCGAGATTGGCACCCGCCGGTGACGGCGCATTTCGAGAAGGATGGCGGGATTTGGCCGGTGCACTGTGTGCGCGATACGTGGGGGGCCCTCTTGCACCCGGCGCTGACCGTGCTTGGCCCGGTGATTTCCAAGGGAATCGGTGGCGAGGACGGCTATTCGGGGTTTTCGATGCGCGATCCACAAAGCGGGGAAGTTCGGAATACGCCGCTGCTGGCGCTACTCGCCACCCGTGAAATCACCCGACTCGTGGTTGCAGGACTGGCTACCGACTATTGCGTTCGCGCCACCGTAATCGACGGCCTTGAGCGGGGCTACGCCGTGACGGTGCTCACGGACGCCATCCGGGGTGTGGACCTCGAGCCTGGCGACGGGGATCGCGCTCTGGCGGAAATGCGCCAGCGAGGTGCGGTGCTGGCATGA
- a CDS encoding phosphoribosyltransferase, with product MFDDRMDAARRLAGRLSSVKGQHPLVLAIPRGAVPMAAHIAQILDGELDVVLVRKLGAPGNPEYAIGAVDESGAVWINPDAASCLDSSDLEREVAHQRGVLDARRRIYGPARNPAGRIVIVVDDGVATGSTLIAALRAVRRHQPRRLIAAIGVAPPETIARLSGYADEIVCLEMPPWFGSVGEFYRDFAQVEDTEVVRLLEECRAGAASSRQSQG from the coding sequence ATGTTCGACGACCGCATGGACGCTGCGCGCCGACTGGCCGGTCGGCTGTCGTCAGTGAAAGGGCAACACCCTTTGGTCCTGGCGATTCCGCGCGGCGCTGTGCCCATGGCCGCGCATATCGCGCAGATCCTCGATGGCGAGCTGGACGTGGTTCTGGTACGCAAACTGGGCGCTCCGGGCAATCCCGAATATGCTATTGGCGCCGTCGACGAATCCGGCGCTGTCTGGATCAATCCCGACGCCGCCTCTTGCCTTGACTCATCCGACCTCGAGCGTGAAGTTGCGCATCAGCGCGGCGTCTTGGATGCACGCCGCCGGATCTACGGGCCGGCGCGCAATCCGGCCGGGCGGATCGTGATCGTGGTGGATGACGGTGTGGCCACCGGCTCGACCCTGATCGCCGCCTTGCGAGCGGTCCGTCGCCACCAGCCTCGGCGATTGATTGCGGCCATCGGGGTGGCACCGCCGGAGACCATCGCCCGCCTATCCGGATATGCCGATGAGATCGTCTGCCTGGAAATGCCGCCATGGTTCGGTTCCGTAGGGGAGTTCTACCGGGATTTCGCCCAGGTTGAGGACACCGAAGTGGTCCGCCTGCTGGAGGAGTGCCGCGCGGGCGCAGCGAGTTCGAGGCAATCCCAGGGCTAG
- a CDS encoding septal ring lytic transglycosylase RlpA family protein: MPIKPGPEIDLAGARPGRAAFGRGGAVLLGLLLTACGQLPHQPVHNAPLTPSASGASSQYPDAVPRVEPRSRLGNPPYYVVNGRRYVVLDSAKGFYERGIASWYGPDFHGKSASSGERYDMYAMTAAHKTLPLPSYVRVTNLENGRSAVVRVNDRGPFVGNRVIDLSFAAATRLGIVQQGTAPVEVVAIEPAEAGAVIANAGPRAVAGKPRFYLQTGAFSQRENAERMRRRLLLAQLGPVDIRSEPNGFQTVHKVWIGPFDDVSALDMASAKLEDLGIHDSRPTID, encoded by the coding sequence ATGCCGATCAAGCCGGGCCCTGAGATCGACCTTGCCGGTGCACGTCCCGGCCGTGCGGCGTTCGGCCGGGGTGGCGCCGTTTTGCTCGGATTACTGCTCACCGCGTGTGGGCAGCTGCCGCACCAGCCGGTACACAACGCACCGCTGACACCATCAGCAAGCGGCGCGAGCAGCCAGTATCCGGATGCCGTCCCACGCGTCGAGCCGCGCAGCCGGCTGGGCAATCCGCCGTATTACGTCGTCAATGGGCGGCGCTACGTCGTCCTGGATTCGGCAAAGGGCTTTTACGAACGCGGGATCGCTTCGTGGTACGGACCCGATTTTCACGGCAAGTCGGCGTCCAGCGGTGAACGCTACGACATGTACGCTATGACCGCGGCGCACAAGACCTTACCCCTGCCCTCCTATGTCCGGGTGACCAATCTCGAGAATGGACGCAGCGCCGTAGTGCGGGTGAACGATCGTGGACCCTTCGTCGGCAACCGTGTAATCGACCTGTCTTTCGCCGCAGCCACGCGTCTTGGAATCGTGCAACAGGGCACGGCGCCGGTAGAGGTCGTTGCTATCGAACCTGCTGAGGCGGGTGCTGTGATCGCGAATGCCGGCCCCCGGGCTGTGGCCGGCAAGCCACGCTTTTACCTGCAGACCGGCGCATTCTCTCAACGTGAAAATGCCGAACGCATGCGCCGGCGGCTTCTCCTTGCCCAGCTCGGGCCGGTCGATATCCGCAGTGAACCAAACGGCTTTCAGACCGTCCATAAGGTCTGGATTGGGCCGTTCGATGATGTGAGTGCGCTCGATATGGCCAGTGCAAAACTCGAGGATCTCGGAATTCACGATTCCCGACCCACCATTGATTGA